The Lasioglossum baleicum chromosome 5, iyLasBale1, whole genome shotgun sequence genome segment TCACATAGTATTGTTAGAGGGGATCAAAACAGGAACAGCGAAAGTCTCGGTGAGACTGCCGCATCCGGAATACAAGCATGTACCTTCGATAGAAGTAGAGCTGATCGTAATAGCTAATTTAATAATCATTCCATCGGACATAACGGTGATGGCACACGATAGTTTCAAATACAAAATAATGCAAGCTCGTCAGGGCCGTTTAGAAGAGATAAGTTTGCCATCCAGCCAGTATTATCTAGAAGCCGAGAACCCAGATATACTAGAAATCGACAACGACCACGATTTCGCGTATGCTCGAACCCTAGGGCGTACCAGAGTGATTTTGCACGACAAGAACGTCCGCGACGAGTATCCTGTTATTCTGCCATCCGCTATGGTCACGGTAAACTATGTATCTTACATTACTCTCGCAGTTTTGCCTAACAGAAATTGGGGATTGATACTTGGCCACACTCACGAGATCGTGGTCGAGTTGTACGACAATAAAGACCATAAGTTCCACATCGGAGAAGGTGTGGAGGTGTCGATGAAGATAGATGAGCAGCATTTCGACCCGAAAATGATCACGCAGAATGGTACGTACGCCGTAGGTGTGCCTATCATGTGCGGAACAATGACTGTCGAAGCTACTCTTTACGGTATAATTGACAAACACGGTAAAAAGATTTCCCTGGCTTCGCATCCAACCGCAAGGGCcgagcttctgattcatactCCGGTCGCCATTCAGCCTAAAATATTGGCTGTTCCGTGGGACTTCAAAGCGAAATCCCGATACGACATAGTGCTAAAAGCAAGCGGAGGCGACGGATCGTACGTATGGTCCAGCAGGCATCCGTCCATAGTAACCGTCTCCCAGAATGGAGGAATTCGAATTTTGGCAGCTGGTGCTACAGACATAAGTGTCGCGATGACAAGGAATCAATACAATAAAGACACTGCGAAGGTGTACGTTCTCCCACCGTCGAAATTAAAAGTGGTGGAGTACAACATGGAAGCAGCGGTGGGAGAACTGATTTATCTCCATATCGCGTTATACGGGAAGCTAATTAACGAGACAGACTCGAAGGAGATACCTTTCAGCGACTGTGGAGATATTAATTTTGAAACGTACATTCCGGATGGTAATTTTAGGCAGAACGGCAGTAAACTTGTAGACCCCGTTAGCACGGCGTGTGCTGTGATAGCGGTAACGAGTAAGGATGTTGGGACGTCCGAGATAACAGTAGTATATAACGCTAACGGTCAATATTTAACCGATAACGTCACCGTGTCGGCCTACGAGCCTTTGGAGGCGGTGCATCCGAGTAGCAGAGAGTCCGTGTTGGCTGTGGGCTCTTCtagaaaaatcattttcaaagGAGGACCTCATCCGTGGTCCAACAAACCTCAGAGCTACTTGCGAAAGGTTCAGGTGTCCGAAAAGAAAATTATCGAAGTAACAGAACACGGAGATTTGGTGGGTGGATTGTACAAAATATCGGTGGTCGAGGTAATGTGCAAGGCTCTGGGCGATGTAGTATTAACGTACACCGTATCAAATGTTCCTCTGTTACCGAATTGCAAAAGCACATACGCCACGCAAACCGTGAGGATTATTTGCGGCAAGCCAAGACACATTTACCTGCAGCCTGAGTTTAAAGATAGCAAGAACTGCCCAATCAGTCTCAACACGGAAAGGATAATGGCGCACAGCGATAAGAGCTTGAAACTGATCGTGCTCGTGAAAGACGAAGAGGGTAGGACCTTCGACAACATCACCAGCTTGCACATAGACTGGAATTTGAAGCCCACGTCTGTAGGTTCCGTAGAAATGTCTTCGGGTTCGATAGAAGAGACGGTCACGGACATGAATGTGGTTTTACCAAAGCACTATTACCAAAACGTTATCTTTAAAAAGCATTCTGGTTCTTTAGCGTTAATAGCCACCGTCACTGGTTACCAGAAGTATATTCTGAGTAAGTTGAAGATCATCCCCGAGTGGCCACCGTTTGCAATCGAGACTGAAAGGAGGATCTACGAGACTCCGCGTATACAAGCATCCATAGAAATAGTTCTAGTCAACGACACTACCATCAATCCTAACAAACTGATGGTGCTGAACGACCCCACCGCAAAATATTACTTACAAGTCAGCCAGGGCTCCGGTTACTACGAATTCGTGTTGAGCGTGGACGATGTCGCGGATGTTCGCTATTTGGAGTCAACGAAAGCGATTAGCATCGCTCCGAAAAAATCGGGGATACTGAACTTGGCCTTGGTGGACCTCTGTTTGCCATCGAAACCGGCCGAGGCTATCATCGAGGTACAGCAGCTTGCGGTTATACAAGTAGAGACGgtcgaaaaaattgagaaaggaAAGTGCATAGAAGCTGGATTGAAGCTGTTCGATACAAACGGTCACATCATACAATTGCCATCTTTGAACGCGTTAGAATTCAAAGCAGAGATCGACAACGACTGCGTAGAAGTTAAACAGTTGCCTGCTAGCGAGCACGGCAATCCACCTTACAGCGTACTGTTGTACATGATTTACGGCATGGCAGAAGGAGAATCGCAGCTAACTTTCATTAACAAAGGAGGCGACAGTGAAATTCAGAGCGAATCTCCAACTATTCAGGTTTTCCTTCCTCTGAGAGTTTTCCCGAAGAACTTAACGATACTAGTGGGAACTGTTTATCAAGTCCAGACTACTGGAGGACCTTCGAACGCAGAGATAGAGTTCTCTGTTAAAAATAATGACATTCTCAGCGTCGATCGTTACGGCATATTCGAGGGAAAGGCGGTGGGACAGTCGCAGCTGGTTGTCAGAGCCATCGGACTTAATGCTAAAGGGAACAAAGTCATCTACTCTGAGGACTATGCCGATATACATGTGTTGTACCTCGAAGGTATAAAAATTGTTGTTCCCACAAGCAGAGTGACAATTGGTGCAACGTTTCCTCTTTGGGCATTTGGAATTCCGGAATACTTAACGCCGCTCATCATAGGCTCCATGCAACTGCCGTTGAGCTTCATGTGGTCCTCCAGCGACTCCAACTTGGTCACTCTACACAATATGTACGAAGGGACTGGTATTAATATCAGGTACCAGAACGAAGTGTCTTTGAGGGCTAAGGCGATCGGACCTGGATTAGCGACGATTTATTTAAATGTTACTATGCCCAGTAATATATTAGCTGGGTTCAAGAACGATGTAACGTTTACTACGTTCGTTAAGGTTGAGATCTTTGAAGAGCTGCGTTTAACGTATCCTGCATTGCCGTCAACTGTGCCGGTGATACTAATGTCTCCCAATTCTGTATTAAAACTGCAAACGAACCGTGATAGACATGGCTCTACTGTCTACAAGATATTGTCAACGATGCATGGTAACGACTCGGAGGACACGCATTTAACGGCAGCATGGAAAACTGTAACTGTCGACAAAGACGGTTTTATTAGAGCCGGCGAGAACTGTGGAAAGATAATCATATCCGTCACGAACACCGAGGCGTACAACTTGAAGCAGTCGATGATCATTATTGTTGAGGTAACATTCAGAATACATGATTCAAGCCAAATATAAAGATTATTTTTAAGCAAATTACCTTATCGCAGATCAAGCCAGTTCACTACATGATGCTGTCGTTGAAAACAATTCTGCGAATTCGAAACGGAGAGGAACTGAACATGTTGCCAAAGGGTATGGAGTTGGACTACGCGCTAGAGTATTATGACAACGTTGGAACGAAGTTCCACGCTGCAGCAGTGAATGCTAAAACAATGCTAAACCGCGCCGATCTCACCTCAATTTCTATAAACAGTAAGAATGTTGTCTCCGCCAAGTTTATTGAAAACGGAGATCTCGTTGTGAAGGCGTTCAATGAGAAACATCCCAATGTAATGTTCGATTACGTGCACATGATGATTGGAGATATAGTCTTTCCAACTAAGGTGGTCCacggaatttttaaatattttacattatttcacattattgaacttttacacTGACTTATTATTCTATATTTGTAGACGACGCTGACTGTGGGTGACATAGTATGCTTCTCGATGCCGCTTCTATCTTCTGATGGCGATCCTGGCTATTGGCAATCATCGGCTCCCGATGTCTTGACCGTAGATCCCATCACGGGAATAGGAAAAGCAAAGAACGTGGGTTACGCGGTTGTGAAACATAGTCTTGCGACGCACATGCAGGGCGAAATCGAAGTCAATATTCAGCCTATTGCAAAGGTACCGATTGTCACTACtacatacagtaaagtcgcgatctagaacagtgacagagatcgtgtaggtAAACTatctttttatgactgcgttgaCCGCGTCGAAATtacaaaggatgccgaacgtagaaGAGGACAACATCCCTCGCGGGGATGccccccagtggaaggggtaggcgaagcGACAGTAATCGTGAAGATCCTCAGGGAGctaaatcgcgactttacttatttgaaaatatttaaataccttTACATCCCCGTGGGTGGACTAAACCCGAAATTTTCGGGTCCCGATCCGAACCCGGGAAAAATACCCAACCCCTACTAATTTTTCTATAATTATTTCTCACTGAATTTTATTCCTGCAGGTGTCCATCGTCCCACTGAGGGGTCGGAACATCACTGGCACTGAAACGTTCAGCGTTCCTCTTGTTCTCAAGAGCAAAGACGAGCAAGTTAAAGAAAACAACGTGTTGTCCAGAGGTCTAGGTGGTTGCAGAACGTTTACTTCGTTCAGTTTGAACTCGTTTCCCTACACTTGTAACGTACAACTGGTTCCAACCGCTTCGAACGTGGGAGTGAAAGATTTGTTCCTCATTAAACCACGATTCGATATATCAACCGGTTGGTATTTAAGTTCAAAATGAGGAAGCATTTAATTTTTCTCTACAGATGCACTTTCCTTGCAGGATTTTATTACTGCGATGTAATACCTATGGGCTCTCCGAACATAATTTCTAGCACGTTCGAAAGCCGCATTCAAGTAAGCGCGCAAAGCAAAGACATCGAAGCTGCGCCATTGGAGGTAGCATATCTACCGCCAGTCTACATAGATGCTAAAGAAGTTGTTTTTATTAACACTCATTCTCAGACAATTCCAACCGCGACGCTTGAAATCTACGGCCTGCAGTCTGTGTTGGATCATCTCACTGTACGTTGAAATTTTTTCTGAAGAACATGATTCAAGAGTATATTTTTGAACGGTTaatatttccttttcttttttagaTCGATGTACCGAACGGATTGACCGTAACCGCACGCCAGTATATTTCAAAGTCAACGATGCAGTATAAGTTACGTTTAATGCACAATCATGATGAAATTCAAGGACAAAAAGTTATCGTCGCAAATGATGTCACGAAACAGAATATATCTGTAAGTAGTTAAACAGCGTAGTAGTTAATCATTCATTATTTTCCTCTAATAACTCTAATCTTTTTATCCAGCTTTTCGTGCGTGTTACAAAGTACGAAAATTTCATACCGTTGTCTGGAATTCACTGGGTGGATTACATGTATTTCCATCGTTACACATTCGGAACTTTTGCGGTCGTTGTGATTACTTGCTTTTACAGTACGTACTCCGTTGGTTTCAACTgaaatgtttttcattttctatactcgtatattttattaatattttctttcttctcgaaACAGTATGGAAGAATAAAATGGCGAATATTGACTTGAATATAAAGAACAGGACAGTTTTCGGTACGTAATTGATTGCTTcaaaatatattgttttatactgcttggtaataataataatatcgatATATTGCAGCTGACAAATGTCCTCCGCAACTGAAGAAAACTAGCACCCCATGCTCGACTACAATGAACAGTACAAATATGTCTACTCCGCGAACTCCGATAACACCTATAAGACCGTTTTCGGCGTTCGACCCGGTTTATGGCGATCCCCGTGGATTTTACTCGGCAAGCAAACGAAATAGATCGTTGAACACTTAATCGAACGTGAAGGTACGCTATACTTACACTAGTTTCATTTTGAAACAGACATTTGATCGTCAGAAACTGGTGCCTTAATTGCCATTGTAACTCATTCTCATTACGAAATCGATTAAAAGACTCGAAGATGTTTCCCGACATCTAGCGACAGTACGGATAAAGACGCTAATTTACGGACACGTAAAGAGTATGTACATTCTGCGATATAGACTCTTAAGTTGTACAATTTTATACTTTGATATAGAAAAGCTGGCAGTGGATTTTAATGCAGGTATATTTCTAGGATGCGTTcggttatatatttttttctatagAAATTTGAGGTATATGGTTCCTAGTCATATAGCTGATAATTTATGTGATCGCAATGATACTATAATCTTAATCTTACAGTACGTTTGCTTTCGTGTGACAATGCAAATCACAGCATTTGCATTacacttcttttttctttttatacatacatgtatattttattatgatTTGCCTTTTTCGATGATTAAAcgattttctatatattttgctATAAACATTGAACAAACAATGTAAACACAATTTCCATCTACATATTAAGATAGAAGTAGACAATCTCGTGTAAGTACGACTATACAAACGACATGTATTAtacattgtaaaaattaaagatgtttTCTAGTACTTTCTGGTACGTATTTATATGCTCACCTTTTTAACCCGATGAGTGTTCTACGTGGTTTGGAATAATCACTAGTCTGGTTCGAACACAGTGGTGTTGATTCTTTAGaggtaatatttattataaaattagatGTACATGACGGAACAGTCTGGCTTTTCTTACAAATGCGTGAAAAAACAACCTCCTTCGAAATAACTTAAtacaaatctacaggattaatGCTTTTTCGAGGCTTTCAGTAACTTCTCGTATTTACTTTTGCTCGAGTACCACAGCATGAAAGGACTAGCCAATGATGGTAGGGTCATCACAGCGAACGCTGCCCAGTCGATCTggaaaaaatttcagaataataCTTATATCTATTAGAAATTTGTATAGCTACTCACCACATGAGAAGAAAATTGTTTATCATAATCTCTGAACGACACTATGATCGCTTCGCCGGGTTCACTGCTCAGAGCGAATTGTAATCTGGGCGCATCTTCCTTAGTCTTATATAAAATCTCTGCAGATGTGAaattgaagtatccgtatttacGTGGCCTCACGACAACGATGTGGCTGACATTAGTATAGGGTGGAACACGGTCTATCCTTGCGTTCAGTTCGCCGCTCACATGAGTGAAGTGATCAGGATGGAAAGAGTTATCTGTGATCTCTACTTCCAATGCAGCCGAGTTTCCAACATTGTGTACTGTGTACTTTAAACCGAATGGAATGGATTAGATTGCTCGATTGGATTGTTAAATGATCCTGATAATTACCTTGATTACTATGTCCATATTTTCGACGAGGTATTTGTTAAGTAGCTGTTTCGACACCAACAATCTTGCAGTTTCCTCCTCATCCTCGGCATGTATGGTGAGGATTAATGCAGCAAACGCTGCGAATGCTATATGCCACTTCATGCTGAAACATCGAATGGAAATTAATGAACGAAACGATTTATTTTCAAGGCAAATATCAACTGTATCGCAACGGGAGAAGCTGTGCACACTTTATTCAGAAAAAGCCGCTAACTTATCCCGTTCGGCGGAGTGATTTGTTGATTTATCACTTAAACGTGTCGAACGCGAGTTCGAATTTCCATGAGAAATGTCTTTTAAAATCTGATTCGAGGTTTTACGATCGGAACGGTGCACTTTGATCGAATAATTTCACGGTTTCATCAAGTTTTACCTTGCTCTTCGACGGAACTCGTGTCACTCACGACAGCGAAACAATCAAACCATAAGAAGAGTATAGAAAACACATTTGAGAGAAGTGCCAACAGCACACATTTTCCTGCCACGTTTCGATGAAGGAACACACTGTTGTGTGGACGGGCTGGACTTCCGGTAACAACCGTTTCAGAAAATGGCGGCCAAAACGAATCGATCTGTCACCGAGTGTTTACGTTAACCTTGTCGACACCGAAGAAAATATTTCACGAACATGTTGTCATCGATTGTATACCTGAATAAAAACACACGatttgtatatattatttcaagCCTCGCATCGTGAGGTTGTTAACAAATATGTACGTCTGCATAGTTCCACCTTTGCAAACCTGCGTCCGCAATATTTACATGAACGTATCAttagtatattaatattattatcgtACATTGTCATACGCGTTTATAAGCAATGGCTGCGAAGGTTTATCAATCGGATCAGGAACTGGAAACGAGAGTTAAAAGAGGTTAGAATATTCTTGGACAAAATGCTTTATAAATACAGTTAACCCTCCTATGACAAGATTAATTCATACTGTATTACAGGTCTGGGCATTGCTGGCTCGCGGAACAGATGCAACTCTTCCTTCAGCATGAGCCCCATAAATTCTTTCGGCTCTGCGAATTCTTTATCTCTACCTGAGTCTCTatcataaaaattaaagaaatttgtAAATGTTGTTGGTGTCGGTTCAAGCGAGGGTCTTATGTACATGTATACGTAGTAGCGGTGAGTACTCTGCCTCTCTGTGCAGCATCGTGGGGCTCGAAGCTTATGCCGAAGGAAGAGTCGAAGTGGATGCAGTGGGGATTGACTCACTGAGCAGGCAAAGAGTAGAAACAGTCGCATCTCTGCCATGAGCTAACGTTGCCTAGGTCTGCCATATTATATGGAAACCGCAGTACGAGAAACACGGAATTAGTACATATTAGATTAAGAAGGTagattcgtttccaggattgcaagggtgcgggatgcgccttcacATTTCTTGATaacgcaaagatggggtttttcagtagtcaaaagcgctagatatgCCCTCAAAAGTCCAATTTTTGCTTTGACAGGAGGCCAAATTATGGTTGAAGATACAAAGTGATAAAGATAGTAATACATTCCACGCGTTTAGATAAGAAGTAAGATATTACGACGAACATTGTTTCCAAAAATGTAAAACGTTCATATTTACATgtaattttgttaaatattttatacattgTAAATAAGACATTTtctagaatattcatgaaaaaaCGGACGTCAACGCATCATCCATCTTTCTCTAGCAAATTTTTGTACGACGTACGTGATATCCAGAGTAAACGTTAATAGTATGTATGGCAGGTGGAATCATTGAGTTGCCGGTTCGTCTgagagaaggcgcatcccgtacccttgc includes the following:
- the Ssrbeta gene encoding signal sequence receptor beta → MKWHIAFAAFAALILTIHAEDEEETARLLVSKQLLNKYLVENMDIVIKYTVHNVGNSAALEVEITDNSFHPDHFTHVSGELNARIDRVPPYTNVSHIVVVRPRKYGYFNFTSAEILYKTKEDAPRLQFALSSEPGEAIIVSFRDYDKQFSSHVIDWAAFAVMTLPSLASPFMLWYSSKSKYEKLLKASKKH
- the Gp210 gene encoding nucleoporin 210, with protein sequence MSLVVFFVLFCVVSDATVHRLNVPRVLLPVFNDFAVNFTLEVTDGACYQWSTSRIDIIQLIPINENVERTCSSAILIQTITRESSRNTAIVLAEDVNTGQFLRCDVIVDAIYSLNLVTTTRELYIEEAPEAFEVRAYDEQGNEFTTLAGVEFVWNIENADKRVSDGKTANNILRFMTYQESQYETPPTVAALDVIDKKGHIVLLEGIKTGTAKVSVRLPHPEYKHVPSIEVELIVIANLIIIPSDITVMAHDSFKYKIMQARQGRLEEISLPSSQYYLEAENPDILEIDNDHDFAYARTLGRTRVILHDKNVRDEYPVILPSAMVTVNYVSYITLAVLPNRNWGLILGHTHEIVVELYDNKDHKFHIGEGVEVSMKIDEQHFDPKMITQNGTYAVGVPIMCGTMTVEATLYGIIDKHGKKISLASHPTARAELLIHTPVAIQPKILAVPWDFKAKSRYDIVLKASGGDGSYVWSSRHPSIVTVSQNGGIRILAAGATDISVAMTRNQYNKDTAKVYVLPPSKLKVVEYNMEAAVGELIYLHIALYGKLINETDSKEIPFSDCGDINFETYIPDGNFRQNGSKLVDPVSTACAVIAVTSKDVGTSEITVVYNANGQYLTDNVTVSAYEPLEAVHPSSRESVLAVGSSRKIIFKGGPHPWSNKPQSYLRKVQVSEKKIIEVTEHGDLVGGLYKISVVEVMCKALGDVVLTYTVSNVPLLPNCKSTYATQTVRIICGKPRHIYLQPEFKDSKNCPISLNTERIMAHSDKSLKLIVLVKDEEGRTFDNITSLHIDWNLKPTSVGSVEMSSGSIEETVTDMNVVLPKHYYQNVIFKKHSGSLALIATVTGYQKYILSKLKIIPEWPPFAIETERRIYETPRIQASIEIVLVNDTTINPNKLMVLNDPTAKYYLQVSQGSGYYEFVLSVDDVADVRYLESTKAISIAPKKSGILNLALVDLCLPSKPAEAIIEVQQLAVIQVETVEKIEKGKCIEAGLKLFDTNGHIIQLPSLNALEFKAEIDNDCVEVKQLPASEHGNPPYSVLLYMIYGMAEGESQLTFINKGGDSEIQSESPTIQVFLPLRVFPKNLTILVGTVYQVQTTGGPSNAEIEFSVKNNDILSVDRYGIFEGKAVGQSQLVVRAIGLNAKGNKVIYSEDYADIHVLYLEGIKIVVPTSRVTIGATFPLWAFGIPEYLTPLIIGSMQLPLSFMWSSSDSNLVTLHNMYEGTGINIRYQNEVSLRAKAIGPGLATIYLNVTMPSNILAGFKNDVTFTTFVKVEIFEELRLTYPALPSTVPVILMSPNSVLKLQTNRDRHGSTVYKILSTMHGNDSEDTHLTAAWKTVTVDKDGFIRAGENCGKIIISVTNTEAYNLKQSMIIIVEIKPVHYMMLSLKTILRIRNGEELNMLPKGMELDYALEYYDNVGTKFHAAAVNAKTMLNRADLTSISINSKNVVSAKFIENGDLVVKAFNEKHPNVMFDYVHMMIGDIVFPTKTTLTVGDIVCFSMPLLSSDGDPGYWQSSAPDVLTVDPITGIGKAKNVGYAVVKHSLATHMQGEIEVNIQPIAKVSIVPLRGRNITGTETFSVPLVLKSKDEQVKENNVLSRGLGGCRTFTSFSLNSFPYTCNVQLVPTASNVGVKDLFLIKPRFDISTGFYYCDVIPMGSPNIISSTFESRIQVSAQSKDIEAAPLEVAYLPPVYIDAKEVVFINTHSQTIPTATLEIYGLQSVLDHLTIDVPNGLTVTARQYISKSTMQYKLRLMHNHDEIQGQKVIVANDVTKQNISLFVRVTKYENFIPLSGIHWVDYMYFHRYTFGTFAVVVITCFYIWKNKMANIDLNIKNRTVFADKCPPQLKKTSTPCSTTMNSTNMSTPRTPITPIRPFSAFDPVYGDPRGFYSASKRNRSLNT